A window of Bacillus sp. DX3.1 genomic DNA:
ACTGGATGGTCACTATATAAAGCATATAGAAGTAACGAAGCAACCAGCACCCATTCGGTTTTCAGAGACTGAAAAACCAATCTCATTGCAAGAACAAGTAAGCTCGTAAACTCTGCGTATAGCAGAGTTTTTTCGTTGGCAAGCAAAATGGTTTTTGATGTAATGAGACCATGTTACAATAAAAAGATCATACCTTTAACTAGGTGAATTATTTATCCAGCTATTCGCGGGCAGCAAAACCCGATTCGTTCAACTAATAATCAGTAGGGGATGAAGAAAACCCCCACTGATTAAAGTTTCACTTTATAAAAAAAGAATATGTGTATCATTGAAGAGATTAGAAATTGCTTTACGAAAGTTTGTAAGTAGCACAAAAATGAGAGAGGGGAAAGAAAATGAAGAAGGATTTATACATAAATGGAGTATGGCAAGAGGCACCAACGTATAAGACGTTGTATGCACCATATTCGGAGGAAGTGTTGGCAGAAATTGCACAGGGAACAGAAAAGGAAGCCCGGGAAGCTGTCGCTGCAGCAAAGAAGGCAACGAAAGAAATGGCAGCGTTGTCTGCATTTGACAGGGCGTCTATTTTAGAAACAGTTGCTAGAAAAATGGACGAACGTAGAGAAGAATTTGCTCAAATTATAGCGAAAGAAGCTGCGAAACCTATTCGTGCAGCGAGAGGAGAAGTCGATCGTACGGTGCAAACATATAGGTTTGCAGCGGAAGAGGCAAAGCGTATTTATGGGGAGACTTTACCATTAGATGCAGCACCAGGAGCGGATGGACGTATTGCGTATACAGTTCGTAAGCCAATCGGTGTAATTGGAGCGATTACTCCGTTCAATTTTCCGCTGAACTTAGTTGCACATAAAGTCGGTCCTGCAATTGCGGCTGGTAACACGATTGTATTAAAACCAGCTGATCAAACACCGCTATCTTCCTATGCACTTGTTGAATTATTTGAAGAAGCTGGTTTGCCAAAAGGTGCCTTCAATATTGTATCAGGACGTGGCTCGATTGTTGGAGAAGCGATGGTAAAAGATGATAACATTGCTTCCATTACGTTCACGGGAAGTCCGCAAGTTGGCATTGGTATTAAAGCAAAGGCTGGATTAAAACGTGTTACATTAGAACTCGGTTCAAATGCTGCAGTTGTCATTGATGAAAATGTAGAATTAACGGACGAAATCATCGAGCGTGTGAAATGGGGCGCATTCGTTAATAACGGACAAGTTTGTATTTCTGTACAACGTGTATTTGTCCATGAAAATAAAATAAAAGAATTCGCCGAAAAATTAACAAAGGCAATGGATAAAGTAGTAGTGGGGGATCCGCTTGATGAAGAGACAGACGTTTCTGCCCTTATTTCAAAAGGTGATGTGGATCGTATTGATACGTGGGTACAAGAAGCAGTGAAAGAGGGGGCGAAAGTTGTGTATGGTGGTAAAAAACGAGACGCACGTATTTTTGAACCTACTGTATTAACAAATGTTCCAGATCACGTTTCTGTGCAGTGTCAAGAAGTGTTTGGACCAGTTGTTACTGTAAATGCATTTCGAACATTTGATGAAGCGTTAGAAAAGGTAAATAACTCACGTTATGGCTTGCAAGCTGGTGTGTTTACAAATGATTTAACGAAAGCAATGCGTGCGATTGATGAATTAGAAGTAGGTGGCGTGATGATTAATGACATTCCAACGTTCCGAGTTGATCATATGCCTTACGGTGGTGTAAAAGAAAGCGGTACGGGTCGTGAAGGAATTAAATACGCAATTGAAGAAATGACAGAGATGAAACTTGTTTGTATTAAAAAATAACGATAAAAAACGTACACCTGGTTCGGAATTAGGTGTACGCTTTTTGTACTTTAATTCATTTCTTGTTTATAAATAGCATCTTCGACATATATTTGTTCTTTATCTACCGCCGCACTATGTGCAAGAACTAAACCAATCGGTGTATGGATACCTTTATTTTGAACAATTGTAAATGGTACTTGTTTTTCATTTGCTAATTTAATGTATTTTGATAAATGTGAGTAAGTGATGCTGCCATTTACATATAAGTGTAAGGATTGAGAAGGGCGCATGCTATTTGCTACTTCTGTATAAGTATTGCTTTTCATCACTTGACCGATTGTTAAAGCGACTTCTACACGTTCACGCAATGTACTT
This region includes:
- a CDS encoding aldehyde dehydrogenase family protein, with the protein product MKKDLYINGVWQEAPTYKTLYAPYSEEVLAEIAQGTEKEAREAVAAAKKATKEMAALSAFDRASILETVARKMDERREEFAQIIAKEAAKPIRAARGEVDRTVQTYRFAAEEAKRIYGETLPLDAAPGADGRIAYTVRKPIGVIGAITPFNFPLNLVAHKVGPAIAAGNTIVLKPADQTPLSSYALVELFEEAGLPKGAFNIVSGRGSIVGEAMVKDDNIASITFTGSPQVGIGIKAKAGLKRVTLELGSNAAVVIDENVELTDEIIERVKWGAFVNNGQVCISVQRVFVHENKIKEFAEKLTKAMDKVVVGDPLDEETDVSALISKGDVDRIDTWVQEAVKEGAKVVYGGKKRDARIFEPTVLTNVPDHVSVQCQEVFGPVVTVNAFRTFDEALEKVNNSRYGLQAGVFTNDLTKAMRAIDELEVGGVMINDIPTFRVDHMPYGGVKESGTGREGIKYAIEEMTEMKLVCIKK
- a CDS encoding YueI family protein, producing the protein MANKNVEDYLQEGIHGQKQNKPEERNMFLSTLRERVEVALTIGQVMKSNTYTEVANSMRPSQSLHLYVNGSITYSHLSKYIKLANEKQVPFTIVQNKGIHTPIGLVLAHSAAVDKEQIYVEDAIYKQEMN